One genomic segment of Vibrio fluvialis includes these proteins:
- a CDS encoding adenylate kinase yields MNKIAVFGKPGSGKSTLSKALAESTGIPLHQLDSIVYQADGELTDREIFNQAHQQILASERWIIDGFGPLASFNERLEAADTLVYIDLPYALSYWLVTKRCLKGLLVKPEGWPDGSSVLKGTWQSYKVLKLCPKFWNDDFLSRLQVQSNHKQLHVIRTLEELNHFVQRHTHS; encoded by the coding sequence ATGAATAAAATCGCCGTTTTTGGAAAGCCCGGTAGCGGAAAATCGACGCTCAGCAAAGCGCTCGCGGAGTCTACAGGTATCCCGCTTCATCAGTTGGATTCGATTGTTTATCAGGCTGACGGAGAGCTTACGGATCGCGAAATATTTAACCAGGCGCATCAGCAAATCTTAGCGTCAGAGCGTTGGATCATTGATGGTTTCGGCCCGTTGGCTTCGTTCAATGAACGGTTGGAAGCGGCAGATACGTTGGTGTACATCGATCTGCCCTATGCATTGAGCTATTGGCTGGTGACGAAACGCTGTTTGAAAGGCTTATTGGTCAAACCTGAAGGCTGGCCTGATGGCAGTTCTGTTCTTAAAGGCACTTGGCAAAGCTATAAGGTACTTAAGCTTTGTCCTAAATTCTGGAATGATGATTTTTTGAGTCGCTTACAAGTGCAGTCAAATCATAAGCAACTGCACGTCATCAGAACTCTGGAAGAGCTCAATCATTTCGTTCAGCGACATACCCATTCATAG
- a CDS encoding DUF1294 domain-containing protein, producing the protein MAVKGRITEWYADKGYGYVTPEADALRIKFYQQDVSNSVDLKSHSGQEVRFRIVQDEEGKRRATHLDGVRAFPWSSLTAMWFFAALVGCVIYWDYPPVVGYYYLLASILVWFIYALDKRAEKRSKPRTSASAVLFLSLLGGWPGALLGQYHLNLSPRSLLFQLFMLCIVLGHIVWLIWTLTPKGITQLHFLISTISSLLLK; encoded by the coding sequence ATGGCGGTCAAAGGACGAATCACAGAGTGGTATGCAGACAAAGGCTACGGCTACGTTACTCCGGAGGCCGACGCGTTGCGCATCAAATTTTATCAGCAGGATGTGTCTAACTCAGTCGATCTGAAAAGCCACTCAGGACAAGAAGTGCGGTTTCGCATTGTTCAGGATGAAGAAGGAAAGCGGCGTGCCACTCACCTTGACGGAGTGCGTGCGTTTCCGTGGTCGTCACTGACCGCCATGTGGTTTTTTGCCGCATTGGTCGGCTGTGTGATCTATTGGGATTATCCGCCGGTTGTTGGTTATTACTACCTATTGGCCAGTATTCTGGTTTGGTTTATTTACGCATTAGACAAACGAGCAGAAAAACGCAGCAAGCCGCGAACCAGTGCATCGGCCGTGCTCTTTTTGTCTTTGCTGGGTGGCTGGCCGGGTGCACTGCTTGGGCAATACCACCTGAACCTTTCACCTCGGTCATTGCTGTTCCAATTGTTCATGTTGTGCATTGTGTTAGGGCACATTGTTTGGCTTATTTGGACGCTGACGCCTAAGGGAATAACGCAGCTACACTTTCTCATCTCAACAATTTCGTCTTTGCTTCTCAAATAG
- a CDS encoding OsmC family protein, whose protein sequence is MEAQVKWVEDFKFIGQSQSGHSIVMDGNGGATAPSPMEMVLMAAGGCSSVDVVDGLKSAGEKVRSCTAKLTTERRETAPRLFTKVNVHFAVSGENLSEEVVARVTADSLEKYCSVCLMLGKGVEMTHSWEIITE, encoded by the coding sequence ATGGAAGCACAAGTTAAGTGGGTTGAAGACTTTAAGTTTATCGGCCAGTCACAATCGGGTCATTCTATTGTGATGGATGGCAACGGCGGTGCAACAGCGCCAAGCCCAATGGAGATGGTGCTGATGGCGGCAGGTGGTTGCAGCTCAGTTGACGTGGTGGATGGTCTTAAATCTGCGGGTGAGAAGGTTCGTAGCTGCACGGCTAAACTGACGACAGAGCGTCGTGAAACGGCGCCGCGTCTGTTCACCAAAGTAAACGTTCACTTTGCTGTGTCCGGTGAAAACCTCAGCGAAGAAGTGGTCGCGCGAGTCACCGCCGATTCACTGGAGAAATATTGCTCGGTGTGTCTCATGTTGGGCAAAGGGGTCGAAATGACCCACAGTTGGGAAATCATCACTGAATAA
- a CDS encoding dCMP deaminase family protein encodes MISKWAQRFYQMAELVGSWSKDPSTQVGAVITKQNRIVSVGFNGYPHGISDSANTDDRDMKYLKTLHAEENAILFAKRDLDGCEIYVTHFPCPNCAAKIIQTGISAVHCPEQSEDFLSRWGDKIKVSQDMFLQAGVKVNWLPINELQPISEINK; translated from the coding sequence ATGATTTCTAAATGGGCACAACGCTTTTACCAAATGGCAGAACTTGTTGGCTCGTGGAGTAAAGACCCTTCCACGCAGGTAGGAGCCGTCATTACTAAACAGAATCGCATCGTCTCGGTTGGCTTTAACGGCTATCCACACGGTATCTCTGACAGCGCCAATACCGATGATCGTGACATGAAATATCTCAAGACACTGCACGCCGAAGAGAATGCCATTCTGTTCGCGAAACGAGATCTGGATGGTTGTGAGATATACGTCACCCACTTCCCTTGTCCGAACTGCGCAGCCAAAATCATTCAAACTGGTATTTCTGCCGTGCATTGTCCTGAGCAGTCGGAAGATTTTCTGTCGCGCTGGGGCGACAAAATTAAAGTGAGTCAGGATATGTTCCTGCAGGCAGGGGTTAAAGTGAACTGGCTGCCAATTAATGAGCTGCAACCTATCAGCGAAATCAACAAATAA
- a CDS encoding exopolysaccharide biosynthesis protein — MNDNAPIRLIPSGQQNKESDHYVEKTSEFLVKTLKDHPEPYLSIGTLLELLKRRSYGALLIMLSLAGLIPGISFFAGFAIFLLGLQLALGFQAPRLPRIIQKRKLHRQKTIRFIEELLPWFERIEHYIKPRWEPLSNKMARRVIGIIICVLAAVAVLPLPFVNFPPNIAIIFFALGIIERDGLFLIVGSAISLFAVWIGYILVRIAMNSLMLVL, encoded by the coding sequence ATGAATGATAATGCGCCCATCCGCCTGATTCCGTCAGGCCAACAAAATAAAGAGAGCGATCACTACGTGGAGAAAACCTCTGAGTTTCTGGTTAAAACTTTAAAAGATCACCCTGAACCTTATTTGTCGATTGGTACCTTGCTGGAGCTGCTTAAGCGACGCTCTTATGGCGCGCTGCTGATCATGCTGAGTTTAGCTGGCCTGATTCCTGGTATCTCTTTTTTCGCCGGGTTTGCGATTTTCCTGCTTGGCCTGCAATTGGCTCTGGGTTTTCAGGCCCCACGTCTGCCTCGCATCATTCAAAAACGTAAACTGCACCGTCAGAAAACCATTCGTTTTATTGAAGAGCTTTTGCCTTGGTTTGAACGCATTGAGCATTACATCAAACCGCGTTGGGAACCGCTGTCGAATAAGATGGCTCGTCGTGTCATTGGTATTATTATCTGTGTTCTCGCGGCGGTCGCAGTGCTGCCGCTGCCGTTTGTGAACTTCCCGCCGAACATCGCGATTATCTTTTTTGCACTGGGGATTATTGAGCGTGATGGGCTGTTCTTGATAGTCGGTAGCGCGATCAGTCTGTTTGCGGTGTGGATAGGCTATATTCTGGTTCGTATAGCGATGAACTCGCTGATGTTGGTATTATGA
- a CDS encoding glyceraldehyde-3-phosphate dehydrogenase, translated as MSPEKHLLEWQTSQTIAEAMSPLIGQLYRQKGVEVILFGKTLINADTIDIIKTHRIARRYTGSSLSLQQTMPILQQLSEMELSPCRVDIGQMAHQFWQAHEEEHGLKDFLATALQGALNGEVMNEPKDVVLYGFGRIGRLLARLLIEKSGPGYPLRLRAIVVRGGKEGDLEKRASLLRRDSVHGQFNGSIIIDNERKALIANGNYIQFIYANSPADVDYTAYGINNALVVDNTGVWRDSEGLGQHLGSKGAAKVLLTAPGKGDIKNVVFGVNESVIQPEDTIISAASCTTNAITPVLKAMHDKYGVVSGHIETVHSFTNDQNLIDNFHSGDRRGRSASLNMVLTSTGAAKAVAKALPELAGKLTGNSIRVPTPNVSMAVANLNLEKETDKDELNAYLRDMALKSKLAAQIDYTESTEIVSTDLVGSRYAGVVDGAATIAQGNRCVLYVWYDNEFGYSCQVVHCMEQMMGVRYKTYPSA; from the coding sequence ATGAGTCCAGAGAAACATCTCCTAGAATGGCAAACTAGCCAAACGATTGCTGAAGCTATGTCTCCCCTGATCGGTCAGCTATATCGTCAAAAAGGGGTGGAAGTGATCCTGTTCGGTAAAACACTGATCAACGCTGACACCATCGACATCATCAAAACTCATCGCATTGCTCGCCGCTACACTGGCTCCTCCCTCTCTCTGCAACAAACCATGCCAATCCTTCAACAACTGTCTGAGATGGAACTGTCTCCATGTCGCGTTGACATCGGTCAGATGGCACACCAGTTCTGGCAAGCTCATGAAGAAGAACACGGCCTGAAAGATTTTCTGGCGACGGCATTGCAAGGCGCGCTGAATGGCGAAGTGATGAATGAACCGAAAGATGTGGTTCTGTACGGCTTTGGCCGCATCGGTCGTCTGCTGGCTCGTCTGTTGATTGAGAAAAGTGGTCCGGGTTACCCGCTGCGTCTGCGTGCCATCGTGGTTCGCGGCGGCAAAGAAGGCGACCTGGAAAAACGTGCCAGCCTGCTGCGTCGTGACTCGGTTCATGGCCAATTCAATGGCAGCATTATCATTGATAACGAACGTAAAGCTCTGATCGCCAACGGTAACTACATTCAGTTTATCTACGCGAACTCTCCAGCAGACGTAGACTACACCGCGTACGGCATCAACAACGCTCTCGTGGTCGACAACACTGGCGTTTGGCGTGATTCTGAAGGTCTGGGCCAACACCTGGGTTCAAAAGGCGCGGCGAAAGTACTGCTGACCGCACCGGGCAAAGGCGACATCAAGAACGTTGTTTTCGGCGTGAACGAATCTGTGATTCAGCCAGAAGACACCATCATTTCAGCGGCAAGCTGCACCACTAACGCGATTACGCCTGTGCTGAAAGCGATGCACGACAAATATGGCGTGGTATCGGGTCACATCGAAACTGTTCACTCGTTTACTAACGACCAGAACCTTATCGATAACTTCCACAGCGGCGATCGCCGTGGCCGTTCCGCGTCTCTGAACATGGTGCTGACTTCAACAGGCGCAGCAAAAGCCGTCGCGAAAGCTCTGCCTGAACTGGCAGGTAAACTGACAGGCAACTCGATTCGCGTCCCAACGCCAAACGTTTCTATGGCCGTTGCGAACCTGAACCTAGAAAAAGAGACCGACAAAGACGAGCTGAACGCATACCTGCGTGATATGGCACTGAAGTCTAAACTAGCGGCTCAAATTGATTACACCGAATCGACTGAAATCGTCTCAACTGACCTGGTTGGCTCTCGCTATGCTGGTGTGGTTGATGGTGCTGCGACCATCGCTCAAGGCAACCGCTGCGTACTGTATGTATGGTATGACAACGAGTTTGGCTACAGCTGTCAGGTCGTTCACTGTATGGAACAGATGATGGGTGTTCGTTACAAAACTTATCCATCAGCGTAA
- a CDS encoding hybrid sensor histidine kinase/response regulator, translating into MRTASRFSIKTRLMLLCLVPMLVIGWGTWNLFSQFQSQLSSYRVITEKITMLSHITNVTHLMYQTMIGRTNGDDIQPYLAQLDQELNAVNGLLDTQTYTGLIGNSGLLIKNNVAELKNLAREVNSASASNMEDYGQWSFDLIYELLVEIQKRSNHQAPSEIHTLDVVYDDLSWFLYWMQREVWFIRGVSETGNFDQQQLGQYFQIAEREQQHLERFIDTGASTAQLDQIVKLFAQQDFRQGALVRDKILHQEVTPQELTGYVQSIENRQAAVQKLFMGFSDHLSRQIEQRVASDTQRITTISAGVALVFVLLLILGLGTFYRISSKLNRILDTMGRLREQRDSAKQIPIDGNDEFSDFCRSLNHIVQEMQAHEAKLIHAKEEAVAANRAKSFFLANMSHEIRTPLNGIIGMTEILASTGLNTNQSEVLADIDTSSHSLLMLLNDILDLSKIEAGSLTLNPNSFNFSEMVYDTVNMVNSKAVSQHIALNIQLDPALPELVIADEYRVKQILMNLLSNAVKFTQDGYVNVEVNYLDQSPPMIRCSVTDTGKGIEKSKLTTIFEPFTQEDGSITRRYGGTGLGLAICHELLEMMHGSIQVHSTKGLGSQFEFMIPVDLPTDQPAIAALGEYTLLINNNSNYSAAIRRECQRLGLDLVETNTVAQLAEIAFTSSVVNVLYCYSLAQSCRADIAVLKQRFPHAKLIMLQHHLFTNKEVAELVNGRITLPFLGSRFERMIRMPLVSSEASLNQERPLLAVDADSTSRILIVEDNLMNQKIATFFLEKAGLEYVIVSNGQEAVDIVTQGGQFSAVLMDCMMPVMDGFTATRKIREWEAEKGLKKIPIIALTASVLDEDIAHCFEAGMDAYLPKPYKSKQLFDIFNELEVA; encoded by the coding sequence ATGCGCACTGCTTCTCGCTTCTCGATAAAAACTCGCCTGATGCTGCTTTGTTTAGTGCCGATGCTTGTGATTGGTTGGGGAACGTGGAATCTCTTCAGCCAGTTTCAGTCACAATTGTCGTCCTATCGTGTGATCACAGAAAAGATCACCATGCTCAGTCACATCACCAATGTGACGCATCTGATGTATCAAACCATGATTGGTCGCACCAATGGCGATGATATTCAGCCCTATCTTGCGCAACTCGATCAGGAACTGAATGCCGTGAATGGTTTGCTCGATACGCAGACGTACACAGGGTTGATCGGTAACTCAGGACTGCTGATCAAAAACAACGTAGCAGAACTTAAAAACCTTGCGCGTGAGGTTAACTCGGCGTCGGCTTCCAATATGGAAGATTACGGTCAGTGGTCGTTTGATCTGATTTACGAACTGTTGGTGGAAATTCAAAAACGCAGTAATCATCAGGCGCCGTCTGAGATTCATACGCTGGATGTGGTGTACGACGACTTGAGCTGGTTTCTCTACTGGATGCAGCGTGAAGTGTGGTTTATTCGCGGCGTATCGGAAACGGGGAATTTTGATCAGCAGCAGTTGGGTCAGTATTTTCAGATAGCAGAACGGGAACAGCAACATCTGGAGCGTTTTATCGATACCGGTGCCAGTACCGCACAGCTCGATCAAATCGTCAAACTCTTCGCGCAGCAAGATTTCAGACAAGGGGCACTGGTGCGCGATAAAATATTGCATCAGGAGGTGACACCGCAAGAGTTGACCGGATACGTGCAGTCAATTGAGAATCGCCAGGCGGCGGTGCAAAAGCTATTCATGGGTTTTTCCGACCATCTTTCGCGGCAGATTGAACAACGTGTTGCCAGCGATACGCAGCGTATCACAACGATTAGCGCAGGCGTTGCGTTGGTCTTCGTGCTGCTGCTGATTCTGGGTCTTGGCACCTTTTATCGCATCTCATCCAAACTCAACCGCATTCTCGACACCATGGGACGTTTGCGCGAGCAACGTGACAGCGCAAAGCAGATCCCGATTGACGGGAACGATGAGTTTTCAGATTTCTGTCGCAGCCTGAATCATATTGTGCAGGAAATGCAGGCCCATGAGGCCAAACTGATTCACGCCAAAGAAGAGGCGGTTGCGGCGAACCGCGCCAAGAGCTTCTTTCTGGCTAACATGTCGCATGAGATTCGCACTCCGCTTAACGGCATTATCGGTATGACGGAGATACTGGCCTCCACAGGCCTCAACACGAACCAGAGTGAAGTCTTAGCCGATATTGATACCTCTTCCCACTCGTTGCTGATGCTGCTCAACGACATTCTCGATTTGTCGAAAATCGAGGCGGGCAGTCTTACGCTTAACCCCAACAGCTTCAATTTTTCGGAAATGGTGTATGACACCGTCAACATGGTGAACTCAAAAGCGGTCAGCCAGCATATTGCGTTAAATATTCAGCTCGATCCTGCGTTGCCTGAATTGGTGATTGCGGATGAATATCGGGTGAAGCAGATCCTGATGAACCTGCTCTCTAACGCGGTGAAGTTTACCCAGGATGGTTACGTCAATGTTGAGGTGAACTATCTCGACCAAAGCCCTCCGATGATTCGGTGCAGTGTGACAGATACGGGCAAAGGCATTGAGAAGAGTAAGCTGACAACGATTTTTGAGCCGTTTACTCAGGAAGATGGCAGCATTACGCGCCGGTATGGCGGCACGGGGCTGGGGCTCGCGATTTGTCACGAACTACTGGAGATGATGCATGGCTCTATTCAGGTTCATTCCACCAAGGGGTTGGGCAGCCAGTTTGAGTTCATGATTCCGGTGGATTTGCCAACGGATCAGCCCGCTATCGCGGCCTTGGGCGAATACACGTTGCTGATCAACAACAATTCCAACTATTCCGCGGCGATTCGCCGTGAGTGTCAACGGTTGGGGCTGGATCTGGTCGAAACCAACACGGTTGCGCAGCTGGCTGAAATAGCCTTTACCAGCAGTGTGGTGAACGTGTTGTATTGCTATAGTCTGGCGCAAAGTTGCCGCGCAGATATTGCGGTACTTAAACAGCGTTTTCCACACGCTAAACTCATCATGTTGCAGCACCATCTCTTCACCAATAAAGAAGTGGCTGAACTGGTGAATGGCCGAATCACACTGCCGTTTTTGGGCAGCCGTTTCGAGCGGATGATCCGCATGCCGTTAGTATCCAGCGAAGCGTCGCTTAATCAGGAACGCCCTTTGCTGGCGGTCGATGCTGATAGCACCTCCCGCATTCTGATTGTCGAAGACAATCTGATGAATCAGAAAATCGCGACGTTTTTTCTCGAGAAAGCAGGGTTGGAATATGTGATTGTCAGCAATGGTCAGGAAGCGGTGGACATTGTTACTCAGGGCGGCCAGTTCTCTGCGGTGCTGATGGATTGCATGATGCCTGTCATGGACGGATTTACCGCCACGCGCAAAATTCGTGAGTGGGAAGCCGAAAAAGGGCTGAAGAAAATACCGATCATCGCTCTCACGGCCAGTGTGCTGGATGAAGATATCGCTCACTGCTTTGAAGCGGGGATGGATGCGTATTTGCCCAAACCGTATAAGTCAAAGCAGCTATTCGATATTTTTAATGAGCTTGAAGTCGCGTAG
- a CDS encoding putative bifunctional diguanylate cyclase/phosphodiesterase has protein sequence MASTSNKAVSGLGTRFIITLLYLLAVSVISYTLLTQHHVAVHYYYGYPVCMLIALVARPRWLKALAAITSIAVILVGSYFEPLNLDAIEEAFLLIPLTYIVLYPGSLWPFASAILLIASYLQYQKVGTPAFSEFTEDALELTAIAFFATVGVYYKQKLQRQLERYRRDSQTDFLTQLANRKAFTHETKELERHRDPTEHYALLQLDIDDFKLINDSLGHQQGDKLLAELAKRLRELDFSRVNLYRMSGDEFAIILKDKFDIRFYADQVANYILEACNKGFSLNNRTYHMTMSIGIALFEDAMHDSDIWCRNVDIAVLRAKQKGKNIIQHFDEELISETIRNYQLERELSNAVDKQQLALYFQPKVDIATGQVHSAEALIRWQHPDLGLVNPEEFVGVAEKSQQIIPIGRWVIETACKQAKAWQQAGHEICIAVNVSTVQFLYDDIFHVVTKALRETGLDPKLLQLEITETTLMQQPESVCETCQDLRTLGIRIAIDDFGVAYSSLNYLKQLPVDVLKIDKSFVDDCVHNHDDHMLVRTIIQLGHNMGKVVTAEGVNNHNQLHLLAIEGCDEYQGYYYSKPLPANQFIERIERIEYPEPTRLQAH, from the coding sequence ATGGCATCAACGTCAAATAAGGCTGTTTCAGGATTAGGTACGCGTTTTATCATTACGCTGTTGTATCTGCTCGCTGTTTCCGTCATCAGCTACACGCTGCTCACCCAACATCACGTCGCGGTGCACTACTACTATGGCTATCCGGTTTGTATGCTGATCGCTCTGGTTGCCCGTCCGCGGTGGCTGAAAGCATTGGCGGCTATCACTTCTATTGCCGTTATTCTGGTGGGGAGCTATTTTGAACCGCTCAATCTGGATGCGATAGAAGAAGCATTTCTTCTGATCCCCCTGACCTACATCGTGCTCTACCCCGGTTCACTGTGGCCGTTTGCTTCAGCAATCCTGCTGATCGCCAGCTACCTGCAATACCAAAAAGTGGGAACGCCAGCTTTCAGCGAATTCACTGAAGATGCGCTTGAACTTACGGCCATCGCCTTCTTTGCCACGGTCGGTGTCTATTACAAACAGAAGCTGCAGCGCCAGCTGGAACGTTATCGCCGCGACAGCCAGACCGATTTCCTGACTCAACTGGCCAATCGCAAAGCGTTTACCCACGAAACCAAAGAGCTGGAGCGTCACCGTGATCCCACGGAACATTACGCGTTGCTGCAACTGGATATTGACGACTTCAAACTCATCAACGACAGCCTTGGCCACCAGCAAGGTGACAAGCTGCTGGCGGAACTGGCGAAACGCCTGCGTGAGCTGGATTTTTCGCGGGTGAATCTCTATCGCATGAGCGGCGATGAATTCGCGATCATTCTCAAAGACAAGTTTGATATTCGTTTCTACGCCGATCAGGTGGCCAACTACATTCTGGAAGCGTGCAATAAAGGCTTTAGCCTTAACAACCGTACGTATCACATGACGATGAGCATCGGGATTGCCCTGTTCGAGGATGCTATGCACGACAGCGACATCTGGTGCCGCAATGTGGACATCGCTGTGCTGCGCGCCAAGCAAAAGGGCAAAAATATCATTCAGCATTTTGATGAAGAGCTGATCAGCGAAACGATCCGCAACTACCAACTGGAAAGAGAACTGAGTAACGCCGTCGACAAGCAGCAGCTTGCGCTTTACTTTCAGCCAAAAGTCGACATTGCCACAGGTCAGGTGCATAGCGCAGAAGCGTTGATTCGTTGGCAACATCCCGATTTAGGGTTGGTCAATCCGGAAGAATTTGTGGGTGTGGCTGAAAAGAGCCAGCAGATCATTCCGATTGGTCGCTGGGTGATTGAAACCGCGTGTAAACAGGCCAAAGCCTGGCAACAAGCAGGGCACGAAATCTGTATTGCCGTGAATGTTTCTACGGTGCAGTTTTTATACGATGATATTTTTCATGTGGTGACCAAAGCCCTGCGTGAAACCGGGTTAGATCCGAAACTACTGCAACTGGAGATTACCGAAACCACATTAATGCAGCAACCGGAGAGCGTGTGTGAAACCTGTCAGGATTTACGTACGCTGGGTATACGAATTGCGATCGATGATTTTGGTGTCGCATACTCGTCCCTGAACTATCTGAAACAATTGCCCGTTGATGTGTTGAAAATCGATAAATCGTTTGTTGATGACTGCGTGCACAACCACGACGACCATATGCTGGTGCGTACCATCATTCAGTTGGGCCACAACATGGGTAAAGTGGTTACGGCCGAAGGCGTGAACAACCACAACCAACTGCATTTGCTGGCGATTGAAGGCTGCGACGAATATCAGGGCTACTACTATTCAAAACCGCTCCCTGCGAATCAATTCATTGAACGCATCGAGCGCATCGAATATCCGGAGCCTACGCGACTTCAAGCTCATTAA
- a CDS encoding sugar O-acetyltransferase gives MTEREKMMAGQVFDGNDPSIIELSQRATELKVRINQSIDAQERGRLQSQLFGAFGPESIVQPPFHCEFGQTIRIGRHTFLNMNIVMLDNAPITIGDNVLIGPSCQFYTASHSLDYRSRRLWETVCKPIVVEDDVWIGGNVVINQGVTIGARSVIAANSVVNHDVPPDTLVGGTPARIIRYLKSSEEASLF, from the coding sequence ATGACAGAACGAGAAAAAATGATGGCAGGTCAGGTGTTTGACGGCAACGATCCTTCGATTATTGAGCTCAGCCAGCGAGCGACAGAACTCAAAGTGCGCATCAATCAATCTATCGACGCACAAGAGCGAGGCCGTTTGCAAAGCCAATTGTTTGGAGCTTTCGGCCCGGAAAGTATTGTCCAGCCCCCCTTTCATTGTGAATTTGGTCAGACGATTCGAATTGGTCGTCATACTTTTTTAAATATGAATATCGTCATGCTGGATAACGCTCCGATTACCATTGGCGACAACGTGCTGATTGGGCCAAGCTGTCAGTTCTATACCGCTTCCCATTCGTTGGATTATCGTAGCCGTCGCCTTTGGGAAACGGTGTGCAAGCCAATCGTGGTGGAAGACGATGTCTGGATCGGCGGCAATGTCGTGATCAATCAGGGGGTGACGATTGGCGCTCGCTCTGTGATTGCGGCGAACTCGGTCGTTAATCACGATGTGCCACCGGATACGTTGGTAGGCGGTACGCCAGCGAGGATTATTCGCTACCTTAAGTCGAGTGAGGAGGCTTCTCTCTTCTGA
- the yddG gene encoding aromatic amino acid DMT transporter YddG, which yields MARHRYTLFGVAAILLWGCLMGLTRTVAEQFGPIGGAALIYSVASLFLLGVMGVPKFRGFSLRYVLIGGTLFVSYEICLALALGMANSRHQALEMAVINYLWPALTVLFAVLTSRKAVSLWVYPSIALAFIGVAWTITGEQGLSVSLIADNVATNPLTYAMAFFGAIIWAVYCNVTKIIANGQNAICVFFLATAAVLWGQYAASDEGPLVFNGTGTISLLLTGIVMGSGYALWNLAILRGNMLLLATLSYFTPVISTLFSSLILGVLLGTSFWQGVAMVTLGSLICWWVTRERAAESSATHAPQESV from the coding sequence TTGGCACGTCATCGTTATACCCTGTTTGGTGTTGCAGCTATTTTGTTGTGGGGTTGCTTAATGGGGCTGACACGCACGGTCGCTGAACAATTCGGGCCAATAGGCGGTGCGGCACTGATTTACAGTGTGGCGTCTCTGTTTCTGCTGGGTGTCATGGGTGTTCCCAAGTTTCGCGGTTTCTCACTGCGCTATGTTTTGATCGGCGGTACGCTGTTCGTCAGCTATGAGATATGTCTTGCGTTGGCGCTGGGTATGGCTAACTCGCGTCATCAGGCTCTGGAAATGGCCGTCATCAACTACCTTTGGCCAGCATTAACGGTGCTGTTTGCTGTTCTCACCAGTCGTAAAGCGGTCAGTCTTTGGGTGTATCCGAGTATCGCGTTGGCGTTTATCGGCGTTGCCTGGACTATTACGGGCGAACAGGGGTTGTCTGTCTCTCTCATCGCCGATAATGTCGCGACTAATCCGCTCACTTACGCGATGGCCTTCTTTGGCGCCATTATCTGGGCGGTTTACTGCAATGTGACCAAGATTATTGCCAACGGTCAGAATGCCATCTGTGTGTTTTTTCTGGCGACGGCGGCGGTGCTTTGGGGGCAGTATGCGGCCAGTGATGAAGGGCCGCTGGTATTTAACGGCACCGGCACCATCAGTTTACTATTGACCGGTATTGTCATGGGGAGCGGCTATGCGCTTTGGAATCTGGCTATTTTGCGCGGCAATATGCTGTTGCTGGCGACCTTATCGTATTTTACGCCAGTGATTTCCACCCTGTTTTCTTCGCTGATATTGGGGGTTCTACTGGGGACCAGCTTCTGGCAAGGCGTGGCGATGGTGACGTTGGGTTCACTGATTTGCTGGTGGGTGACCCGTGAACGCGCAGCAGAGAGCAGCGCTACCCATGCGCCGCAAGAATCTGTTTGA